In the Rubripirellula tenax genome, one interval contains:
- a CDS encoding DUF1588 domain-containing protein, with protein MNKLTIAITVAFLVASLPSWTLADTNLDHAAQAAAFLNKFCIDCHGPELQEADRSFSSLVSSANESNVVAFRNREAWREVLDRMNLGDMPPEDADDQPSAQQRLAVIELLTTELSRKPAPDEHESHAVALRRLNRTEYDHSVRRLLGLEQMLDDPTVSFPPDELAEGFTTVGQRLVISDFLMSKYLEAANAYLDAAFEKAKPVEPKIFALKAPYDPRHDQSDGQDREGEYQHLNERPSDHGGMLWLKEFGVASAAGHYRIRVHASAINRNHPYLDRIISVPKEDPLLLAIVATDATAINKHRTTNSTDVTLKSFEVRDDDPQWYEAKVWVDKGYCLRLAYPNGPSRVKYMRHQLMSNHRDSFPNFIGKYVHVFHTMHPDYDKGKGPVLAEEFLQEQERLKQAGKPYDAFGVDHSIHIPKAWATFYSEYQGPRVRVSGVEIEGPLPSDAGAEAANPYEALFNGSLRGDEVLPAIRRFASLAAGRPVDDKSFAMIAELFKTKQTVMSTTEATRLALKTILCGPDFIYHRTRSGPLDDYELARRLAYFLTQSPPDNRLIRLAAKGELSRFSESGEPSRLKVETQRLLSLPEHQNFVEAFANSWLKLSKLGKMPPDLTEHPEYFNEQLESAMRSETSKYLEEAIAKNRPVRWLVDGDQTFLNAPLARLYEVPGVQGLQMRQVKLTSSLRGGLLGHASILTASANGIDTSPVVRGVWVLECLLGTPPSPPPPDIEPLEPDTRGSTTIREQLSKHREVVSCRHCHQRIDPLGFALESFDEIGRFRTHYGSQEEWRNESWIPVDSSGQLPSGESFADISELRKLLVEKVPLVQRNLVSKLLVQATGRLDDPNDAADVLAICRDSPADGFGIRDLILEIVCSDAFRR; from the coding sequence GTGAACAAGCTGACGATTGCCATCACCGTTGCGTTCTTGGTCGCGTCATTGCCGTCTTGGACGCTCGCTGACACGAACTTGGATCATGCCGCGCAGGCAGCCGCCTTTCTGAACAAGTTCTGCATCGATTGCCACGGCCCCGAACTGCAGGAGGCCGACCGAAGTTTCAGTTCGTTGGTCTCATCGGCCAATGAATCCAATGTGGTCGCTTTCCGAAATCGCGAGGCTTGGCGTGAAGTCCTGGACCGAATGAACCTGGGCGATATGCCTCCCGAGGACGCCGACGACCAACCATCCGCCCAGCAGCGCCTCGCCGTGATCGAGCTTTTGACGACGGAACTGAGCCGCAAGCCTGCACCGGACGAACATGAATCACACGCGGTCGCTTTGCGAAGACTCAACCGTACCGAATACGATCACTCGGTGCGACGACTGCTCGGTCTGGAGCAAATGCTTGACGACCCCACCGTGTCTTTTCCGCCCGATGAATTGGCGGAAGGCTTCACCACGGTGGGCCAACGATTGGTGATCAGCGACTTTTTGATGAGCAAGTACCTGGAGGCCGCCAACGCGTATCTGGACGCGGCATTCGAGAAAGCGAAACCAGTGGAACCAAAGATATTCGCGTTGAAGGCTCCGTACGATCCAAGGCATGATCAATCAGACGGACAGGATCGCGAAGGCGAGTACCAACACCTCAACGAGCGACCGTCTGACCACGGCGGGATGCTCTGGTTGAAGGAGTTTGGTGTGGCGTCTGCCGCCGGACACTATCGCATTCGCGTTCATGCGTCCGCAATCAATCGGAATCATCCCTATCTTGATCGTATCATCAGCGTCCCCAAGGAAGACCCGTTGTTGCTGGCCATTGTGGCAACCGATGCGACGGCGATAAACAAACATCGCACCACGAACTCGACGGATGTCACGCTCAAGTCTTTTGAGGTTCGCGATGATGACCCTCAGTGGTACGAAGCAAAAGTGTGGGTCGACAAAGGCTATTGCTTGCGACTGGCGTATCCCAACGGACCGAGCCGCGTGAAGTACATGCGTCACCAATTGATGAGCAACCACCGCGACTCGTTCCCTAACTTCATTGGCAAATACGTCCACGTCTTCCACACGATGCATCCCGACTATGACAAAGGCAAAGGTCCGGTCTTGGCGGAGGAATTTCTGCAGGAACAAGAGCGCCTCAAGCAAGCCGGTAAGCCCTACGATGCGTTTGGTGTGGACCATTCGATTCACATCCCCAAAGCTTGGGCCACGTTCTATTCGGAATACCAAGGCCCTCGCGTTCGAGTATCGGGAGTCGAAATCGAAGGCCCCTTGCCGTCCGACGCTGGTGCGGAGGCAGCAAACCCTTACGAAGCTCTCTTCAACGGAAGTCTGCGAGGTGACGAAGTCCTGCCTGCGATCCGACGATTCGCGTCGTTAGCTGCTGGACGTCCCGTTGACGACAAGTCATTTGCGATGATCGCTGAGTTGTTCAAGACGAAGCAAACGGTCATGTCGACGACGGAGGCGACTCGCTTGGCGCTGAAGACGATCCTTTGTGGCCCCGATTTCATCTATCACCGAACTCGCAGTGGACCGTTGGACGACTATGAATTGGCACGGCGACTGGCGTACTTTTTGACCCAAAGCCCACCCGACAACCGCCTCATCAGACTCGCCGCCAAGGGCGAACTCAGTCGATTCAGTGAATCTGGTGAACCGAGCAGATTGAAAGTAGAGACGCAGCGGTTGCTGAGTCTTCCCGAGCATCAGAATTTTGTTGAAGCGTTTGCCAATTCGTGGCTGAAACTATCCAAGCTAGGCAAGATGCCGCCCGATCTAACCGAGCATCCGGAGTACTTCAACGAGCAGTTAGAATCCGCGATGCGAAGCGAAACGTCAAAGTACCTCGAAGAGGCGATCGCCAAAAATCGCCCCGTGCGATGGTTGGTCGATGGAGACCAAACCTTCCTGAACGCGCCGCTGGCCCGACTGTATGAGGTCCCGGGTGTGCAGGGTTTGCAGATGCGACAAGTCAAACTGACCAGTTCGCTTCGCGGCGGATTGCTCGGGCATGCCAGTATTCTGACCGCCAGCGCGAACGGAATCGACACGTCACCGGTCGTGCGCGGCGTGTGGGTGCTGGAGTGTTTATTGGGCACACCTCCTTCGCCGCCACCGCCGGACATTGAACCGCTTGAACCGGATACTCGCGGCTCGACCACCATCCGCGAACAACTCTCTAAGCATCGGGAAGTCGTCAGTTGCCGTCACTGTCACCAACGAATCGACCCACTTGGATTCGCATTGGAATCTTTCGACGAAATCGGTCGCTTCCGTACACACTACGGCAGCCAAGAAGAGTGGCGGAACGAGAGTTGGATCCCGGTTGACTCGTCGGGTCAACTTCCGTCCGGTGAATCGTTCGCCGACATCTCTGAGCTGCGCAAACTATTGGTAGAGAAGGTGCCGCTGGTTCAGCGCAACTTGGTTTCCAAATTGTTGGTCCAAGCCACGGGCCGGCTTGACGACCCAAACGACGCAGCGGACGTACTTGCCATCTGCCGCGATTCACCTGCAGACGGTTTTGGCATCCGAGACCTGATTCTCGAGATCGTTTGCAGTGACGCGTTTCGTCGATGA
- a CDS encoding RNA polymerase sigma factor, with protein MLEKDQESLFTTWLEEHSPSVMKVARAYTLTPDDCQDLAQEILLQAWRSLTNFEGKASPSTWFYRVALQTAMNWHRKDKPRRSRQQPLMEVQAVAAQDPNSAEQAQYRDTVEQLYAAIHQLPKTDAALVLLYLDELSYREMAEVLGISESNVGVKLNRAKKALSTLMGEQTHGS; from the coding sequence GTGCTTGAAAAGGATCAGGAATCGCTATTCACGACCTGGCTTGAAGAGCATAGCCCTTCAGTGATGAAGGTGGCGCGCGCCTACACCCTGACACCTGACGACTGCCAAGACTTGGCGCAAGAGATCTTGCTTCAGGCCTGGCGATCGCTAACCAACTTTGAGGGCAAGGCCAGCCCGTCGACTTGGTTCTATCGCGTGGCGCTGCAGACGGCGATGAATTGGCACCGAAAAGACAAACCGCGTCGATCAAGACAGCAACCGTTGATGGAAGTTCAAGCGGTTGCCGCACAGGACCCAAACAGCGCCGAACAAGCCCAGTATCGAGACACGGTTGAACAGCTCTACGCGGCCATTCATCAACTGCCCAAAACGGACGCCGCCTTGGTGCTGTTGTACTTGGATGAACTAAGTTACCGAGAAATGGCGGAAGTGCTGGGGATCTCCGAAAGTAACGTCGGAGTGAAGTTGAATCGTGCAAAAAAGGCGTTGAGTACCTTGATGGGGGAGCAAACACATGGATCCTGA
- a CDS encoding serine hydrolase domain-containing protein produces MDPDIYQQAWQADTAQTRVTIHADLLLNEVQRHQRSFQATVFWRDVREVGGSLLMIPLWFYLGHKFSSPWTFYLTVPVLLWIAAFLLVDRIRHRCEPDEASLSLVLSVKDSLQQVEHQIWLLRNIFWWYLLPPSISILAFFVHVSWLSSSAWWEFVGTFTLFGIFLVVIYAFVYYINLRAVRTDLEPRRQELQKLLSSLSDETGNASDADSYEIVPASLSPFAVDRNVSHRGAAFRNLIAAIAVVGFLILAGPLVDLARRVSGSNFKSSVRSSGERSEPLARVVSQQRKAKELVGLAAMVMVDGKVEAAAAQGERKFGSGVSVEISDRWHVGGITKAITATMIARLVESNQLQWSDSVGEAFPDSSMHDDWKAVTLHQLLTDTAGAPAQFPRSVWTTRIPMGPERIVARRNAVLDVIAKKPQYPAGTMNVYSNVGYTIAGSMAEKVTGATWENLVIQEVFEPLELKGSGFGPPTSPDRTLPQPRGHRTRLAGKVAVDDETDNGPIMGPAATIHMTLKDMCTFATEHMRGELGHGKLLSAETYQFLHAPELNQYACGWIQNEPDAAIPYTTWWHNGSNTLWYAQVAFIPETNRVVAITSNDGDMEMAAAAALKIMTTDSIANHPKLSPFAAVRWNASKPEVRLREEWFQLILLNDVSVAEIVEFSRKTYGDKWQKRFEEDLVELMARMGHPTNNDVNLVVQSLTSGEQSVRKNVPMTEDNRKAIRNEAR; encoded by the coding sequence ATGGATCCTGACATCTACCAGCAGGCTTGGCAGGCTGACACGGCCCAAACGCGGGTGACGATCCATGCTGATCTGCTATTGAACGAAGTCCAACGTCATCAACGCAGCTTTCAAGCGACCGTCTTCTGGCGAGATGTTCGTGAGGTGGGCGGTTCACTGCTGATGATCCCTTTGTGGTTCTATCTGGGTCACAAGTTCTCTTCACCTTGGACGTTTTATTTGACGGTCCCGGTTCTTCTTTGGATTGCCGCGTTCTTGTTGGTCGATCGGATTCGACATCGGTGTGAACCCGACGAAGCGAGCCTATCGTTGGTCCTAAGCGTGAAAGATTCGTTGCAGCAGGTGGAGCACCAAATTTGGTTGCTGCGAAACATCTTCTGGTGGTATTTGCTTCCGCCATCCATTTCGATTTTGGCGTTCTTTGTCCATGTATCGTGGTTGTCTTCGAGTGCATGGTGGGAGTTCGTCGGCACGTTTACGCTGTTCGGCATCTTTTTGGTTGTGATCTATGCGTTCGTCTACTACATCAATCTGCGTGCCGTGCGGACGGACCTTGAACCGCGACGGCAAGAGTTACAAAAACTGCTTTCAAGTTTAAGCGACGAGACGGGCAACGCGAGCGATGCTGATTCGTACGAGATCGTCCCAGCATCGCTTTCACCCTTTGCCGTCGACAGGAATGTTTCGCATCGCGGGGCCGCCTTTCGCAACTTGATCGCAGCCATTGCGGTCGTCGGCTTTCTGATTTTGGCCGGCCCGCTGGTTGACTTGGCTCGTCGCGTATCAGGCTCAAATTTCAAAAGTTCGGTCCGAAGCAGCGGCGAAAGATCGGAACCGTTGGCACGCGTCGTCAGCCAGCAGAGAAAGGCGAAAGAATTGGTGGGGCTCGCCGCGATGGTGATGGTTGACGGGAAAGTCGAAGCCGCAGCTGCTCAAGGAGAGCGAAAGTTTGGCAGCGGCGTTTCCGTTGAAATCAGTGACCGCTGGCACGTCGGTGGAATCACTAAGGCGATCACGGCAACCATGATTGCAAGACTTGTCGAATCGAATCAGCTGCAATGGTCGGACTCGGTGGGTGAAGCGTTCCCCGATTCCTCGATGCATGATGATTGGAAAGCGGTCACACTTCATCAGTTGCTGACCGACACAGCCGGTGCGCCGGCACAATTTCCGAGAAGCGTTTGGACGACTCGTATTCCTATGGGCCCCGAACGTATCGTTGCACGGCGAAATGCCGTTCTTGATGTTATCGCCAAGAAGCCACAGTATCCGGCTGGCACCATGAATGTGTATTCCAACGTCGGCTACACGATTGCCGGATCGATGGCCGAAAAAGTGACCGGTGCTACTTGGGAAAACTTGGTGATCCAAGAAGTATTCGAGCCCCTTGAATTGAAAGGCTCCGGATTCGGTCCGCCCACCAGCCCCGACAGAACGCTTCCGCAGCCGCGAGGGCACCGGACACGTTTGGCGGGCAAGGTCGCCGTTGATGACGAAACCGACAACGGCCCCATCATGGGCCCGGCTGCAACGATTCACATGACGCTGAAGGATATGTGTACGTTTGCAACCGAACACATGCGAGGTGAACTGGGTCACGGCAAACTGTTGTCGGCGGAAACCTATCAGTTCTTGCACGCACCAGAGCTCAACCAATACGCGTGCGGATGGATCCAGAATGAACCCGATGCGGCGATTCCGTATACAACGTGGTGGCACAACGGGTCGAACACCCTTTGGTATGCACAGGTGGCATTCATACCCGAGACGAATAGGGTCGTCGCGATCACGTCCAACGACGGCGACATGGAAATGGCCGCAGCAGCCGCCTTGAAAATCATGACGACCGATTCGATCGCCAACCACCCGAAACTGTCGCCGTTCGCAGCCGTGCGATGGAATGCGTCAAAGCCAGAAGTCCGCCTCAGGGAAGAATGGTTCCAGCTGATTCTCTTGAACGATGTTTCCGTGGCCGAAATCGTGGAATTCAGCAGGAAAACCTACGGCGACAAGTGGCAAAAACGATTTGAGGAAGACCTGGTCGAACTGATGGCCCGTATGGGGCATCCGACGAACAACGACGTCAACTTGGTGGTTCAATCGCTAACCTCCGGTGAACAGTCGGTTCGCAAGAACGTGCCAATGACAGAAGATAATCGCAAGGCGATTAGAAACGAGGCCCGATAA
- a CDS encoding serine hydrolase, which produces MKFASSYTEAIRLVVSFVVAGVCSASIADEQTKVVTAKLAEICRKHDVPAMSVAIVSADGLVNSACFGDRKRGTSDKVEMSDRFPLGSCTKSMTSTVAAAVVEAGKIDWDTTISEVWPQATDDLIHPKLRDVTLNELLSHQSGMAGDISEVSKQAWGSFFAEKQSPVLERRRMLKLVLAKVPVHPRGSFAYSNMGYAIASAMIETRAQESFESLTKKHIFDPLRMHSADFRSMKSAAQLQSPLLWGHRADGTPVDPRTVGAENPTVYAACGTVNVTIEDYAKYAQWHLGGKPTPVLRTQEAYDHLHAPQVDHTNPGTKYACGWLSLDTGLGPALTHAGSNTNSFAVIWVLPQSNFAAVVCTNSGQAQAFPACDEMMSHLMMELSSANKAEPPVDPKAITPDRLVGRYQLTPSFIFDVKLDDGHLMVGITNQPTQEVFADSSTMWSYRGIDAKLEFRVRAKGPAYELTLHQNGLAQKARRIRE; this is translated from the coding sequence ATGAAATTTGCATCAAGCTACACAGAGGCTATTCGGCTTGTCGTGTCCTTCGTCGTTGCAGGTGTTTGCTCAGCTTCGATTGCTGACGAACAGACAAAGGTGGTCACTGCAAAACTAGCAGAGATCTGTCGCAAACACGACGTTCCCGCGATGTCCGTTGCGATCGTAAGCGCCGACGGATTGGTGAATTCAGCCTGCTTTGGCGACCGAAAACGTGGGACGTCCGACAAAGTCGAAATGTCCGATCGGTTTCCGTTGGGCTCGTGCACCAAGTCGATGACATCGACGGTGGCTGCTGCGGTGGTGGAAGCCGGTAAGATCGACTGGGACACGACCATCAGCGAAGTTTGGCCTCAAGCAACCGATGACTTGATCCATCCGAAATTGAGAGACGTCACTTTGAACGAGTTGCTGTCGCACCAAAGTGGAATGGCGGGCGATATTTCTGAAGTCTCAAAACAGGCTTGGGGGAGTTTCTTTGCGGAAAAACAGTCACCGGTCCTGGAACGCCGACGCATGTTGAAGCTGGTATTGGCGAAGGTTCCTGTACATCCGCGAGGGTCGTTCGCGTACTCGAATATGGGATACGCGATCGCGTCGGCGATGATCGAAACTCGTGCGCAAGAGTCATTCGAATCGCTCACGAAGAAACACATTTTCGATCCGTTGCGAATGCATTCGGCGGACTTTCGATCGATGAAGTCGGCGGCGCAGTTGCAGTCACCGCTGTTGTGGGGACACCGAGCGGATGGAACGCCAGTCGATCCGCGAACGGTGGGGGCGGAAAACCCGACGGTCTACGCGGCGTGCGGCACGGTCAACGTGACCATCGAAGACTATGCCAAGTACGCACAGTGGCATTTAGGCGGGAAGCCCACGCCGGTGCTGCGAACCCAGGAAGCGTACGATCACTTACACGCGCCGCAGGTCGATCATACGAACCCCGGAACAAAGTACGCATGCGGTTGGTTAAGTTTAGATACAGGATTAGGTCCCGCGCTGACCCACGCCGGATCGAATACGAATTCCTTTGCTGTGATTTGGGTTCTGCCTCAGTCCAATTTCGCTGCGGTGGTGTGCACCAATTCGGGTCAGGCGCAAGCGTTTCCTGCTTGCGACGAAATGATGAGCCATCTGATGATGGAGCTCTCTTCGGCAAACAAGGCCGAGCCGCCGGTGGATCCCAAGGCGATCACTCCCGATCGGCTCGTCGGCCGCTACCAACTAACGCCAAGTTTCATCTTCGATGTGAAGCTGGACGATGGTCACTTGATGGTAGGAATCACGAATCAACCGACCCAAGAAGTGTTTGCTGACTCTTCGACAATGTGGTCCTATCGAGGCATCGACGCGAAATTGGAGTTTCGAGTTCGTGCGAAGGGGCCTGCGTACGAACTGACCCTCCACCAAAACGGCCTCGCCCAGAAAGCCAGACGGATCCGTGAATGA
- a CDS encoding class I SAM-dependent methyltransferase yields MQHPLPTPDELKAYYEGSYEDGMYTEFAAAVEMKRMTAQRRIFEIRRRLPIAGEWLDVGCGDGMFVKVASEHGATAAGVELSDVAVQLGKHSGLDVHCGTLDSLPDTWKYDTITGFDVIEHVLQPAEFLRDIHARLKDGGHVVLTLPDMDSIVRRVMGSRWYFYIPEEHLHYFNRTNLGQLLKQEGFEVTSATRTYKPLTFNYSLTQFAEYNPGIYRVLSTAGKVIPDRMRSKIIPLPIGEMMLVARKISRAV; encoded by the coding sequence ATGCAGCATCCACTGCCGACGCCCGACGAGTTGAAGGCTTACTACGAGGGCAGTTACGAAGACGGCATGTATACCGAATTCGCCGCGGCCGTCGAGATGAAACGAATGACGGCCCAGCGTCGGATTTTTGAAATCCGTCGGCGCTTGCCGATCGCCGGAGAATGGTTGGACGTCGGCTGCGGTGATGGCATGTTTGTCAAGGTTGCGAGTGAGCACGGTGCGACCGCTGCGGGCGTGGAGCTTTCCGATGTCGCCGTCCAGCTTGGAAAACATTCTGGCCTAGATGTTCACTGCGGGACGCTCGATTCGCTTCCCGATACTTGGAAATATGACACGATCACCGGTTTCGACGTGATCGAACACGTTCTGCAACCGGCGGAGTTCTTGCGTGACATCCATGCCCGACTGAAGGACGGCGGTCACGTCGTTCTGACACTTCCGGATATGGACAGCATCGTCCGGCGAGTGATGGGAAGCCGTTGGTACTTTTACATTCCCGAAGAACATTTGCACTATTTCAATCGCACCAACTTGGGGCAGCTACTGAAACAAGAAGGGTTCGAAGTCACCAGCGCGACACGCACGTACAAGCCGTTGACATTCAACTACTCCTTGACGCAGTTCGCCGAATATAACCCCGGCATTTATCGCGTGCTGTCAACCGCCGGCAAAGTTATCCCCGACAGGATGCGTTCCAAAATTATCCCGCTTCCCATTGGTGAGATGATGTTGGTCGCCAGAAAGATCAGTAGAGCCGTCTAA
- a CDS encoding SHOCT domain-containing protein produces MSNLSTAGNQLVQELSQRYGLSADAVTHMLIAVSNGNGSMAQFGHPEFGGSGQWMSGGMTMVSDLFNNHLKNLVNNLCTDISNALASHQLVAPSGSFQSQSQSGDNHQHQASGQMGSQNSLFVPDPESTWWPSELGSPSATGSQNNVKYAYFANRSRLAVKTGGGTWVYDTLTHQIGGFSQQQGVGGSITFSSQFGVVNLSALPVVWKGIAPYQESHTQSVPPLAPQQSPPPSETAAFSPSSSPNGESIIETLERLGGLMEKGYITKDEFAAKKAELLGRL; encoded by the coding sequence GTGTCTAATCTCTCGACTGCTGGAAACCAACTCGTTCAAGAATTGTCCCAGCGATACGGTTTGTCGGCTGACGCCGTCACTCATATGTTGATCGCCGTCAGCAACGGTAATGGATCAATGGCCCAATTTGGCCACCCGGAATTTGGCGGATCTGGTCAATGGATGAGCGGCGGGATGACCATGGTCAGCGACCTGTTCAACAATCACTTGAAAAACTTGGTGAATAACCTCTGCACCGACATTTCAAACGCGTTGGCGAGTCACCAGCTGGTTGCGCCGAGCGGATCTTTTCAATCGCAAAGCCAAAGCGGCGACAATCATCAGCATCAGGCGAGCGGCCAGATGGGTTCGCAAAACAGCCTGTTCGTTCCGGACCCCGAATCGACGTGGTGGCCCAGCGAACTGGGTTCGCCCAGCGCGACGGGATCGCAAAACAACGTGAAGTATGCGTACTTCGCCAATCGAAGTCGGTTGGCGGTGAAGACCGGCGGCGGCACTTGGGTCTACGATACGTTGACGCACCAGATTGGTGGTTTCTCGCAACAACAAGGCGTCGGCGGTTCGATCACTTTCAGCAGCCAGTTCGGCGTCGTCAATCTGTCGGCATTACCGGTGGTTTGGAAGGGTATTGCACCGTACCAAGAATCACATACGCAATCGGTCCCGCCACTTGCGCCACAGCAGTCGCCACCGCCAAGCGAGACAGCGGCTTTTTCACCCAGCAGTTCACCCAACGGTGAATCGATCATCGAAACGCTTGAACGTTTGGGTGGCCTGATGGAGAAAGGCTATATCACGAAGGATGAATTCGCCGCCAAGAAAGCCGAACTTCTCGGGCGACTCTAA
- a CDS encoding lysylphosphatidylglycerol synthase transmembrane domain-containing protein: MQSTAKKYFVNLVKFAFPIALVSFLVWRIEPEQWEQLTTQPKNYWLLAAALVVALGAMSMSFARWCVLVRCQGIELSMLEAFRLGSIGYLLSFVSAGSVGGDLFKAIFLAKRRPGKRVAAVASVFVDRGSGMYGLLLLVAAGLLFSNPPAAAESAIDLPKIKIATAVLIAVGTTVLAVLILGGRSIDRLISWGSTLPVIGPVVKTIGPPLRMFHHHPFAFGLSILMSLGVQGMLVISMYLVARGMYASPPTLADHFVIVPIGMLASALPITPAGMGVLELVVETLYRSVPAIPTEASGTLVALVFEIVKVVMAVIGTVFYWTAGAEVRESIEQAEEQSEEGGEEGADSDEIDGADPQTGS, translated from the coding sequence ATGCAATCCACTGCCAAAAAATACTTCGTTAATCTAGTCAAGTTCGCTTTTCCGATCGCACTGGTCAGTTTCCTGGTTTGGCGGATCGAACCGGAACAATGGGAACAGCTAACGACTCAGCCCAAGAATTACTGGTTGCTGGCTGCTGCGCTGGTTGTCGCGTTAGGCGCGATGAGCATGTCGTTTGCCCGGTGGTGTGTGCTGGTGCGTTGCCAGGGGATCGAGCTGTCGATGTTGGAGGCGTTCCGATTGGGCTCGATCGGTTACTTGCTTTCGTTCGTGTCGGCCGGATCGGTCGGGGGCGATTTATTCAAGGCGATCTTCTTGGCGAAACGGCGACCCGGCAAGCGAGTCGCTGCCGTTGCGTCCGTGTTTGTCGACCGCGGTTCGGGCATGTACGGGCTGTTGCTTTTGGTCGCGGCCGGCTTGTTGTTTTCGAATCCGCCCGCGGCTGCCGAGTCGGCTATTGATCTGCCGAAGATCAAGATTGCGACTGCCGTTTTGATTGCCGTCGGGACCACGGTCTTGGCAGTGTTGATTCTGGGCGGACGCAGTATCGATCGATTGATCAGTTGGGGATCAACTTTGCCGGTGATCGGCCCGGTAGTGAAAACGATTGGGCCGCCGCTGCGAATGTTCCACCACCACCCGTTTGCCTTTGGACTCTCGATTTTGATGAGTTTGGGTGTTCAGGGGATGCTGGTGATCAGCATGTACTTGGTCGCTCGTGGAATGTATGCCTCGCCGCCGACGTTGGCTGATCACTTTGTGATTGTGCCGATCGGAATGCTTGCGTCCGCACTGCCGATCACTCCGGCGGGAATGGGGGTCTTGGAGCTGGTCGTCGAAACGCTTTATCGCAGCGTCCCCGCCATCCCGACGGAGGCATCGGGCACGTTGGTCGCCTTGGTGTTCGAGATCGTCAAGGTCGTAATGGCGGTCATAGGCACCGTGTTCTACTGGACCGCGGGTGCAGAGGTCCGTGAGAGTATTGAACAGGCGGAAGAACAATCCGAAGAGGGCGGCGAAGAGGGAGCCGACTCCGACGAAATCGATGGTGCCGACCCACAAACCGGCTCTTAA